A genomic window from Mustela erminea isolate mMusErm1 chromosome 16, mMusErm1.Pri, whole genome shotgun sequence includes:
- the ZNF572 gene encoding zinc finger protein 572 yields MEQDQKLLVSDSSGFKERENLKSPFTGHESKNNLETAQHNNSKAEKERASKWSKRDGLQNCKHEDTKEIPLTWSQGDEIWCNDSSENGGKSENRGNSTGKDEKPNRWSWDPGEQCGGSGQQNSTFRDKPYKCPECWKSFNNSSHLRIHQRTHSGEKPYKCSECGKCFSNSSHLIQHLRTHTGEKPYQCGECGKSFSNTSHLIIHERTHTGEKPYKCPECGKSFSSSSHLIQHHRSHTGEKPYECPVCGKCFSHSYVLIEHQRIHTGEKPYKCPDCGKSFSQSSSLIRHQRTHTGEKPYKCLECGKNFGCNSTLIKHQRIHTGEKPYQCTECGKSFSRSSNLITHQKTHTGEKPCESSEHEESLSQNCGVIEECRLQPGEKPYKCCECGKRFGLSSHLIRHQRTHTGEKPYRCSECWKTFSQSSTLVIHQRTHTGERPYKCPDCGECFSQSFNLIRHRRTHVGEKPYKCTDCEKCFSRSAYLSQHRKIHIEKSFESPEVAEFPHGWTWKNCPGEMALLSSFSVPSPSSS; encoded by the exons ATGGAGCAAGACCAAAAACTGTTGGTCTCAGACTCTAGTGGCttcaaggagagggagaatttgaAAAGCCCTTTTACAG GACATGAAAGTAAGAATAATTTGGAAACTGCTCAACACAATAACtccaaggcagagaaagagagagcctcaAAGTGGTCTAAAAGAGATGGCCTGCAAAATTGTAAGCATGAGGATACAAAAGAAATTCCATTGACATGGTCCCAAGGAGATGAGATCTGGTGTAATGATTCCTCTGAGAATGGTGGCAAGTCAGAGAATCGGGGAAATTCtacaggaaaagatgaaaaacccAATCGCTGGAGTTGGGACCCAGGGGAACAGTGCGGTGGCTCTGGCCAGCAGAATTCAACCTTCAGAGACAAACCCTACAAATGTCCTGAATGTTGGAAAAGCTTCAATAACAGTTCGCATTTGCGAATTCACCAGAGAACCCACTCGGGAGAAAAACCTTATAAATGCTCCGAGTGTGGAAAATGCTTCAGTAACAGCTCTCACCTGATTCAACATCTGAGGACGCACACGGGAGAGAAGCCCTACCAGTGTGGTGAATGTGGGAAAAGCTTCAGCAACACCTCCCATCTTATTATCCATGAGCGgactcacacaggagagaaaccctataaatgcCCTGAGTGTGGGAAGAGTTTTAGTAGCAGCTCCCACCTGATTCAGCACCACAGATCACATACTGGTGAAAAGCCATACGAATGTCCTGTTTGTGGGAAATGCTTCAGCCACAGTTATGTCCTAATAGAGCACCAGAGgattcacactggagaaaaaccttaTAAGTGCCCTGACTGTGGAAAGAGTTTTAGTCAGAGTTCCAGCCTGATTCGCCACCAGCGGACACACACAGGTGAGAAGCCCTACAAATGTCTTGAGTGTGGAAAAAACTTTGGTTGTAATTCGACCCTAATAaagcatcagagaattcatacggGAGAAAAGCCCTATCAGTGTACAGAATGTGGGAAGAGTTTCAGTCGAAGTTCAAACCTAATTACACACCAGAAAACCCACACAGGCGAAAAGCCCTGTGAAAGTTCCGAACATGAGGAAAGCTTGAGTCAGAACTGCGGTGTGATAGAGGAATGCAGACTCCAGCCAGGGGAGAAACCGTACAAATGTTGTGAATGCGGAAAGCGTTTTGGTCTCAGCTCTCATCTCATTAGACATCAGAGAACGCATACGGGAGAAAAACCTTACCGATGTTCAGAGTGTTGGAAAACTTTCAGTCAAAGTTCCACCCTGGTGATTCACCAAAGGACGCACACAGGAGAGAGACCTTATAAGTGTCCTGACTGCGGCGAGTGCTTCAGTCAGAGCTTTAATCTTATCAGGCACCGGCGGACTCATGTGGGAGAAAAACCTTACAAATGCACTGACTGTGAGAAATGCTTCAGCAGAAGTGCCTATCTCAGTCAGCACCGGAAAATTCACATAGAAAAGTCTTTCGAGTCTCCTGAAGTTGCAGAGTTTCCTCATGGGTGGACTTGGAAAAACTGTCCAGGGGAAATggccctcctctcttccttttcggTCCCAAGTCCATCTTCCTCTTGA